From a region of the Zingiber officinale cultivar Zhangliang chromosome 4B, Zo_v1.1, whole genome shotgun sequence genome:
- the LOC121974594 gene encoding UDP-glycosyltransferase 83A1-like: protein MAPPHVLAVPFPAQGHVIPLMELCHCLVEHGFKVTFVNTEFNHKRLLAALSEESTVDQIALVSVPDGLGPGEDRNDLGRLTEAFTKVIPECLEELIEKSNETEDPMTCMLVDVNMGWVREVVRKKGLRSAFFWPASAQLLATLLSIPELISRGIIDADGTTISEHERFQLGPGLPFIDAPQLTWNFCGGDGRTKKLIFNYIVNNNRAIDVADFIICNSFKEIEEPSFRYNPRILPIGPLLTGLRPNRAVGNFWPEDAACLSWLDEQQPGSVVYVAFGSFTIFDRGQFQEFALGLEATGRPFLWVVRPDLTGDSADAYPDGFKERVGDRGRIVAWAPQQKVLAHPSVACFVSHCGWNSTMEGVRNGKLFLCWPYFTDQFLNQNYICDDWKVGLRLTPDESGIIKREQVKYKVEELLSNEEMRARASMLKENAQQNLNEGGASFENLKTFMDAFKA, encoded by the exons ATGGCTCCGCCACACGTTCTCGCTGTGCCTTTCCCTGCTCAAGGCCATGTCATTCCCCTCATGGAGCTCTGCCACTGCTTGGTAGAACACGGCTTCAAGGTCACCTTCGTCAATACCGAGTTCAACCACAAGCGTCTGCTCGCCGCGTTGTCCGAGGAGAGCACTGTGGACCAGATCGCTCTGGTCTCGGTCCCCGACGGATTAGGGCCGGGGGAAGACCGGAACGATCTCGGGAGGCTAACGGAAGCATTCACGAAGGTAATTCCGGAGTGCTTGGAGGAACTAATCGAGAAGAGCAACGAAACAGAGGATCCGATGACTTGCATGTTGGTGGATGTGAATATGGGATGGGTGCGGGAGGTTGTCCGCAAGAAGGGTCTCCGGTCAGCCTTTTTCTGGCCGGCGTCAGCCCAGTTGCTAGCCACTCTGCTGAGCATTCCGGAGTTGATTTCGAGAGGCATCATCGATGCCGATG GCACAACGATCTCAGAACACGAAAGGTTCCAGCTCGGCCCCGGCTTGCCATTCATCGACGCACCCCAGTTGACATGGAACTTTTGTGGTGGAGACGGAAGAACCAAAAAGCTAATCTTCAACTACATCGTCAACAACAACAGGGCCATCGACGTCGCGGACTTCATCATCTGCAACTCCTTCAAAGAAATCGAAGAGCCAAGCTTCCGTTACAATCCAAGGATTCTTCCAATCGGGCCGCTGCTAACCGGCCTCCGGCCGAACCGCGCAGTGGGGAATTTCTGGCCGGAGGACGCGGCCTGCTTGTCGTGGCTGGACGAGCAGCAGCCGGGTTCCGTCGTCTACGTGGCTTTCGGGAGCTTCACCATCTTCGACCGCGGCCAGTTCCAGGAGTTCGCGCTCGGGCTGGAGGCGACTGGCCGACCGTTCTTGTGGGTGGTCCGGCCCGACCTAACCGGTGACTCTGCCGATGCCTATCCGGATGGATTCAAAGAGCGTGTCGGAGACAGAGGGAGGATTGTGGCTTGGGCACCTCAACAGAAGGTGCTGGCTCACCCTTCTGTCGCTTGCTTCGTGTCTCACTGCGGTTGGAACTCCACCATGGAAGGCGTCAGGAACGGGAAGCTCTTCCTCTGTTGGCCATATTTTACGGACCAATTCCTGAACCAGAACTACATTTGTGACGATTGGAAGGTGGGTTTACGCTTGACGCCTGACGAGAGTGGGATCATTAAGCGAGAACAGGTGAAATACAAGGTAGAAGAGTTGCTTTCGAACGAGGAGATGAGAGCAAGGGCATCGATGTTGAAGGAGAACGCTCAGCAGAACCTTAACGAAGGCGGCGCTTCGTTCGAGAATCTTAAGACCTTCATGGATGCTTTCAAAGCATAG